From a single Aestuariibius sp. HNIBRBA575 genomic region:
- a CDS encoding acetyl-CoA C-acetyltransferase: MQDAYIYDALRTPRGKGRKDGSLHEVTSLRLSAVTLNALKERNGLDGHAVEDVIWGNATQVMEQGGCLARTAVLASDLDERIPGLSINRFCASGMEAVNLAANQVRGGAGQGYIAGGVECMSRVAMGSDGAAVAVDPTVSMEQNFVPQGISADIIATEYGISRDDADAFAVESQKRAAAAWDAGHFKDSVISVKDVNGLTILDHDEYMRPGTDMQTLGGLKPAFKDQGEVMPGFDKIALMKYPHLESINHIHHAGNSSGIVDGAAGILIGSKEFGDAHGLKPRAVIRATAKIGTDPTIMLTGPVPVTEKILADSDMSISDIDLFEVNEAFSSVVLRFMQAFNVDHSKLNVNGGAIAMGHPLGASGAIIIGTLLDELERTGKGTGLATLCVASGMGAATIIERV, encoded by the coding sequence ATGCAAGACGCCTATATCTATGACGCCCTACGCACCCCAAGGGGTAAGGGGCGCAAGGATGGATCGCTTCACGAAGTGACCAGCCTGCGGTTGTCAGCGGTGACGCTGAACGCCCTAAAAGAACGCAATGGTCTGGATGGCCATGCGGTCGAGGATGTGATCTGGGGCAATGCGACCCAAGTCATGGAACAAGGCGGCTGTCTGGCCCGCACGGCGGTGCTGGCGTCGGATTTGGACGAACGCATTCCGGGTCTGTCGATCAACCGGTTCTGCGCCTCTGGCATGGAGGCCGTCAATCTGGCCGCCAATCAGGTCCGCGGTGGCGCCGGTCAGGGCTATATCGCCGGTGGCGTCGAATGCATGAGCCGCGTGGCCATGGGATCAGACGGGGCGGCGGTGGCTGTGGATCCTACCGTGTCCATGGAACAAAACTTTGTTCCACAAGGTATTTCCGCCGATATCATCGCAACTGAGTACGGGATTTCGCGCGATGACGCCGATGCCTTTGCGGTCGAAAGCCAAAAACGCGCTGCGGCCGCATGGGACGCAGGCCATTTCAAGGATTCCGTGATTTCGGTCAAGGATGTGAACGGTCTGACCATTCTGGATCATGACGAATATATGCGTCCGGGCACCGATATGCAGACCTTGGGCGGGTTGAAACCTGCGTTTAAGGATCAGGGCGAAGTCATGCCCGGTTTCGACAAAATCGCCTTGATGAAATACCCCCATCTGGAATCGATCAATCACATTCACCACGCTGGCAACAGTTCTGGCATCGTGGATGGCGCGGCAGGCATCCTGATCGGGTCCAAGGAATTTGGCGACGCCCACGGGCTGAAACCCCGCGCTGTGATCCGTGCGACGGCGAAAATCGGCACTGATCCGACGATCATGCTGACCGGGCCAGTGCCCGTGACCGAAAAAATCCTGGCCGATTCAGACATGTCGATCAGCGACATTGACCTGTTTGAGGTCAACGAAGCGTTTTCATCCGTGGTTTTGCGGTTCATGCAGGCGTTCAACGTGGATCATTCCAAATTGAACGTGAATGGCGGCGCGATTGCCATGGGGCATCCTTTGGGCGCGTCGGGCGCGATCATCATCGGCACCCTATTGGATGAACTGGAACGCACCGGCAAAGGCACCGGGCTGGCGACGCTTTGTGTGGCATCCGGCATGGGTGCGGCCACGATCATCGAACGGGTGTAA
- a CDS encoding glutathione S-transferase family protein, which produces MKLYCFGESGHSYKVALALTLSGTKWQAEHVDFFNGAARSDDYKENINEMGECPVLVDGDHTLSQSGVILDYLSDKTGKFGGETADDKREVLRWILWDNHKFSAMIGMTRFLLNFLSEKHRPAEVIAFNQGRIKSAMAVLDTHLTGRDFVVGRNVTNADISLCSYLYYPETCGVDVAQYPNIVAWLDRIKALPNWQAPYDLMQPAFQRGQ; this is translated from the coding sequence ATGAAACTCTATTGTTTTGGAGAAAGCGGCCATTCCTACAAAGTCGCCCTAGCGCTGACCCTATCCGGTACAAAATGGCAGGCCGAGCATGTTGATTTTTTCAACGGTGCCGCCCGCAGCGACGATTATAAGGAAAATATCAACGAAATGGGCGAATGCCCGGTTTTGGTAGATGGCGATCACACGTTGTCCCAATCCGGGGTCATTCTGGATTATCTGTCTGACAAAACCGGCAAATTTGGCGGCGAAACAGCCGATGACAAACGCGAAGTTTTGCGCTGGATTCTATGGGATAATCACAAGTTCAGTGCCATGATCGGCATGACCCGGTTTCTGTTAAATTTCCTGTCCGAAAAACACCGCCCCGCCGAAGTGATTGCATTCAATCAGGGCCGGATCAAATCCGCCATGGCGGTGCTGGATACCCATTTGACGGGACGTGACTTTGTGGTGGGCCGTAACGTCACCAATGCAGATATCAGCCTGTGTTCTTATCTGTATTACCCAGAGACCTGCGGTGTCGATGTCGCGCAATACCCCAATATTGTCGCGTGGTTAGACCGCATCAAAGCCCTGCCCAATTGGCAGGCCCCGTATGACCTAATGCAACCCGCGTTTCAGCGCGGGCAGTGA
- a CDS encoding acyl-CoA dehydrogenase C-terminal domain-containing protein — protein MPSYTAPVKDMQFVLHELLQISQSDIPGYSDLEADFTSAILEEAGKLTSQVLAPLNIVGDTEGCRLENGIVYTPTGFKDAFEQVKEGGWTGLDLPEEFGGQNMPYVMATAVMEMFSGSNQAFSMYQGLTHGAVSAILVHGTDAQKATYVPNMTSCEWTGTMNLTEPHCGTDLGLMRTKAEPQDDGSYKISGQKIFISAGDHDMSENVIHLVLAKIPGGPDGIKGVSLFIVPKFNINDDGTVGHRNGVSVGKIEEKMGIHGNSTCVMNYDDAKGFLLGDMHKGMRAMFTMMNEARLGVGMQGMAQAEAAYQNAVIYAKDRLQGRDVTGVKNPDGPADPLIVHPDIRRNLMEQKSFVEGARAFLYWGAQQIDAGHRAKDADAEGLISLLTPVIKGFMTDKGFEYAVAAQQVFGGHGYIEEFGMSQFARDARITQIYEGANGVQALDLVGRKLATDGGKHVMAYFDMIKTWIKDNSGDDDFDQAFINPLKDASKALQAAGMYFMQNGMKNPNNALSGSYDFMHMMGHVTLGLMWAKMAKAAQTALDNGASDREFYETKIATGKFYMARQLPACAMHLARIETGADTVMALDAESF, from the coding sequence ATGCCGAGCTACACCGCACCCGTTAAAGACATGCAATTTGTGTTGCACGAATTGTTGCAGATCAGCCAAAGCGATATCCCCGGATATAGCGATCTAGAGGCGGATTTCACCTCGGCGATCCTAGAAGAAGCGGGCAAGCTGACCTCTCAGGTTTTGGCGCCGTTGAATATCGTTGGCGATACCGAAGGCTGCCGGTTGGAAAACGGCATTGTCTATACGCCCACCGGGTTCAAGGATGCATTTGAGCAAGTCAAAGAAGGCGGATGGACAGGTCTGGACCTGCCCGAAGAGTTCGGCGGCCAGAACATGCCATATGTGATGGCCACGGCGGTGATGGAAATGTTCAGCGGCTCCAATCAGGCGTTTTCCATGTATCAGGGCCTGACGCATGGCGCGGTGTCGGCAATTTTGGTCCACGGAACCGACGCACAAAAAGCCACCTATGTGCCTAATATGACGTCCTGCGAATGGACCGGCACCATGAACCTGACCGAACCCCATTGCGGCACCGATCTGGGCCTGATGCGCACCAAAGCGGAACCTCAGGATGACGGGTCATATAAAATCAGCGGTCAGAAAATCTTTATTTCTGCGGGCGATCACGACATGTCCGAAAATGTCATCCATCTGGTGCTGGCCAAAATCCCCGGTGGCCCCGACGGCATCAAAGGTGTGTCGCTGTTCATCGTGCCCAAATTCAACATCAACGATGATGGCACTGTGGGCCACCGTAACGGCGTATCCGTCGGTAAAATCGAAGAGAAAATGGGCATTCACGGCAATTCCACCTGCGTGATGAACTATGACGACGCCAAAGGGTTTCTGCTGGGGGATATGCACAAAGGCATGCGCGCCATGTTCACCATGATGAACGAAGCGCGTCTGGGCGTCGGCATGCAGGGCATGGCCCAAGCCGAAGCCGCCTATCAGAACGCCGTGATCTATGCCAAGGACCGCCTGCAGGGCCGCGATGTGACCGGCGTGAAAAACCCCGATGGTCCGGCCGATCCGTTGATTGTTCACCCCGATATCCGCCGCAACCTGATGGAACAGAAAAGCTTTGTCGAAGGCGCGCGGGCCTTTCTTTATTGGGGCGCGCAACAAATTGATGCTGGCCACCGGGCCAAGGATGCAGATGCCGAAGGCCTGATTTCCCTGCTCACCCCCGTGATCAAAGGCTTTATGACCGACAAAGGGTTCGAATACGCCGTCGCCGCCCAACAAGTGTTCGGTGGACATGGCTATATCGAGGAATTTGGCATGTCCCAATTTGCCCGCGATGCCCGGATCACCCAAATCTACGAAGGCGCCAATGGCGTGCAGGCACTGGATCTGGTTGGTCGCAAACTGGCCACCGATGGCGGCAAACATGTCATGGCCTATTTCGACATGATCAAAACCTGGATCAAAGACAATTCCGGCGACGATGACTTTGATCAGGCGTTCATCAACCCGCTGAAAGACGCATCCAAAGCGCTGCAGGCGGCGGGAATGTATTTCATGCAAAACGGCATGAAAAACCCCAACAATGCGCTGTCTGGGTCCTATGATTTCATGCACATGATGGGTCATGTCACGCTGGGCCTAATGTGGGCAAAAATGGCCAAAGCCGCCCAAACCGCGCTGGATAATGGGGCGTCGGATCGTGAATTCTACGAAACCAAAATCGCCACGGGTAAATTCTATATGGCCCGCCAATTGCCCGCCTGCGCCATGCATCTGGCCCGGATCGAAACCGGGGCAGACACCGTTATGGCCCTAGACGCCGAGAGCTTTTAA
- a CDS encoding MerR family DNA-binding transcriptional regulator, with translation MTTATLTIREMCDAFDVTPRTLRFYEAKELLFPIREGQKRLFTKRDRARLKLILRGKRFGFSLEEIRQLLDLYDMGDQQATQLARTFELAKTHLAEMKAQRDELSEAITELEEQMDWGAKRLSDLQTV, from the coding sequence ATGACCACCGCAACGCTAACGATCCGAGAAATGTGCGACGCTTTTGATGTGACACCACGCACCCTGCGCTTTTACGAAGCAAAGGAGCTGTTGTTTCCCATTCGGGAAGGCCAGAAACGCCTGTTCACCAAACGCGATCGCGCCCGGCTTAAACTGATCTTAAGAGGAAAGCGCTTTGGCTTCAGCCTCGAAGAGATCCGCCAACTCTTGGACCTATACGATATGGGCGATCAGCAAGCGACACAGCTGGCCCGCACATTTGAACTGGCCAAAACACATCTGGCCGAAATGAAAGCGCAACGTGATGAGCTGTCCGAAGCCATTACCGAGCTCGAAGAACAGATGGATTGGGGCGCCAAGCGGCTCTCTGATTTGCAAACAGTCTAG
- a CDS encoding MerR family DNA-binding transcriptional regulator, whose protein sequence is MTDTTRLSFKEMCAKYDVTPRTLRYYEYIELLSPEKEGRSRFYGSKELARMTLILRGRRWGFSLEDIRQWLLIYEHQGTEAQMQAWVDMASTQLVELEDQRRNLNETIEELRNMRDQVATELG, encoded by the coding sequence ATGACCGATACCACCAGATTGTCATTCAAAGAAATGTGCGCCAAGTACGACGTGACCCCGCGCACATTACGCTATTATGAATATATCGAACTGCTTTCCCCCGAAAAGGAAGGCCGGTCACGGTTTTATGGCAGCAAAGAACTGGCGCGGATGACCTTGATCCTGCGCGGGCGCCGCTGGGGATTTTCCCTAGAAGACATCCGCCAATGGCTATTGATCTATGAACACCAAGGCACCGAAGCCCAGATGCAGGCTTGGGTCGATATGGCCAGCACGCAATTGGTCGAACTCGAAGATCAGCGCCGCAATCTGAACGAAACCATCGAAGAATTGCGCAATATGCGCGATCAGGTGGCCACTGAGCTGGGCTAA
- a CDS encoding putative manganese transporter, which produces MDNTINPPKAISIPGNIGPFRGRRLLVVLALLALAIFPGGLGTLTRELMVDAYVQVSSFVAATLLLFYGAEKLFKFDIGTALENSKGWQVPIASLMGATPGCGGAVVVVAAYSSGHVGFGAVVATLTATMGDAAFLLIAVRPDAAAVVLPLSFAVGILSGWIVDILSRGKFDADPSQHCELAPQIGKTRIKDYAYFAFAVPGLVIGVTQILGKDIFEIYGVLPTIVGLAGTAVGLIVWSTSILQAMTNQKDSTLTRMTEETSFISIWVIGAYLAYDYLAAYAGLDLETMFQSVAPLLPLIAIVIGFVPGCGPQVLVATLYINGLIPFSALLGNAISNDGDALFPAIALNPKAAFWATLISAVPALVLAYGFYFFAPAFMN; this is translated from the coding sequence GTGGACAACACCATTAACCCGCCCAAAGCCATTTCGATTCCAGGAAATATCGGCCCGTTCCGCGGCCGACGTCTGCTGGTTGTGCTTGCTCTGTTGGCGCTGGCCATCTTTCCCGGTGGGCTGGGCACGCTGACCCGCGAATTGATGGTGGATGCCTATGTTCAGGTGTCCTCTTTTGTTGCGGCGACGTTGCTGTTGTTTTACGGCGCGGAAAAATTGTTCAAATTTGACATCGGCACGGCACTGGAAAATTCCAAAGGCTGGCAGGTGCCGATTGCATCCCTCATGGGGGCGACGCCGGGCTGCGGTGGTGCAGTTGTGGTCGTTGCGGCCTATTCATCCGGTCATGTTGGGTTTGGCGCGGTTGTGGCCACGTTGACGGCAACCATGGGCGATGCGGCGTTTCTGCTGATCGCGGTGCGGCCCGATGCGGCGGCGGTTGTGCTGCCTTTGTCCTTTGCGGTTGGCATCCTGTCGGGCTGGATCGTGGATATCTTGTCACGCGGCAAATTTGACGCAGACCCGTCACAACATTGCGAATTGGCCCCCCAGATCGGCAAAACCCGGATCAAAGACTACGCTTATTTTGCCTTTGCCGTTCCCGGTTTGGTGATCGGAGTGACCCAGATTTTAGGCAAAGATATCTTTGAAATTTACGGTGTTTTGCCCACCATTGTTGGGTTAGCGGGCACGGCTGTTGGGTTAATCGTGTGGTCCACATCCATCCTGCAGGCGATGACCAACCAAAAGGACAGTACCCTAACCCGGATGACCGAAGAAACGTCGTTTATCTCAATCTGGGTGATTGGGGCCTATCTGGCCTATGATTATCTGGCCGCCTATGCCGGGCTGGACCTGGAAACGATGTTTCAGTCCGTCGCGCCGTTGCTGCCATTGATTGCGATTGTGATTGGGTTTGTCCCCGGCTGCGGACCGCAGGTTTTGGTCGCAACGCTGTATATCAATGGCTTGATCCCGTTTTCTGCCCTGCTGGGGAATGCGATTTCCAATGATGGCGACGCGCTGTTCCCGGCCATCGCCCTCAACCCCAAAGCTGCATTCTGGGCCACTCTTATCTCGGCTGTGCCTGCATTGGTTCTGGCATATGGGTTCTACTTCTTTGCCCCTGCGTTCATGAATTGA
- a CDS encoding PaaI family thioesterase: protein MTDSVPKDTTKLARQFIEAIPYARELGMNLEEISDGRAVISMAYNKDLIGDPESGVIHGGAVSALMDTCAGAAVMSHPETPFSTATLDLRIDYMRSATPGHAITAIAECYHVTRTVAFVRATTLDEDTDRPVATATGTFTISRGK from the coding sequence ATGACTGATTCCGTGCCCAAAGACACAACCAAACTTGCGCGCCAATTCATCGAAGCCATTCCCTATGCGCGGGAATTGGGGATGAACCTAGAAGAGATCAGCGATGGTCGCGCCGTGATATCAATGGCTTACAACAAAGACCTGATCGGTGATCCCGAAAGCGGCGTGATCCATGGCGGTGCGGTTTCTGCGTTGATGGATACCTGCGCCGGGGCGGCCGTAATGTCACATCCCGAAACGCCATTTTCCACAGCGACGCTGGATTTGCGCATTGATTACATGCGATCCGCCACGCCCGGGCACGCCATCACTGCCATTGCGGAATGCTATCACGTGACCCGCACGGTGGCGTTTGTGCGCGCCACCACGCTGGACGAAGACACCGACCGACCCGTCGCCACAGCCACCGGAACCTTTACAATCAGCAGGGGCAAATGA
- a CDS encoding PaaI family thioesterase, with translation MMRKRPEPVQVIKQRRDAALSSLVSGVPFIRFLGVQIDRRGDELTAVLPYDDKLIGNPMLPALHGGATAAFLEITAIMELAWAGLWDDIEGADADVHNDDIPTPRMPKTIDFTVDYLRSGLPRDAYARAKVNRSGRRYASVHVEAWQDNRSRLFAQATGHFLMPSREPKG, from the coding sequence ATGATGCGCAAACGTCCTGAACCCGTTCAAGTAATCAAACAGCGTCGCGATGCCGCGCTCAGCAGTCTTGTTTCTGGGGTGCCGTTCATCCGGTTTCTGGGGGTCCAGATTGACCGTCGCGGTGATGAATTAACCGCGGTGCTGCCCTATGATGACAAACTGATCGGCAACCCGATGCTGCCCGCGCTTCATGGCGGCGCGACGGCGGCCTTTTTGGAAATCACTGCGATTATGGAACTGGCTTGGGCCGGTCTGTGGGATGATATCGAAGGCGCTGATGCGGATGTTCACAACGATGATATCCCAACGCCTAGAATGCCCAAAACTATCGATTTTACAGTGGATTACCTGCGATCTGGCCTGCCGCGTGATGCCTATGCCCGTGCCAAGGTGAACCGATCTGGCCGCCGCTATGCCAGCGTGCATGTCGAAGCATGGCAAGACAACCGATCCCGCTTGTTTGCGCAGGCCACCGGTCATTTCCTCATGCCAAGCCGCGAACCCAAAGGGTGA
- a CDS encoding MATE family efflux transporter yields the protein MTQTATDHPQDDLSHRRVLTIAIPIVLSNATVPILGAVDTGVVGQMGQAVPIGAVAMGAIILTSIYWIFGFLRMGTVGLTSQAKGAGDSAEVSALLSRVLMIGFVAGLLILLFQAALFTAYFYISPASAEVEDLSRDYLAIRVWSAPAAIALYGINGWLIALEKTKSVLVLQLWMNGLNIVLDLVFVLNLGWGVQGVAIATFLAEWSGLILGLYLCRSAFVGPAWRDVARVFDVARLRVMALVNSDILIRSLLLQAMFVSFLFWGAKLGDVTLAANEVLMQFLHITAYALDGFAFAAETLIGQAMGARRPGLLRRSAIITSQWGIVLCLALSAVFWVIGPWMIDVMATSAEVREHGRIYLIYMILAPIFGCAAWMLDGIFIGATRTRDMRNMMIISAVIYFGIAPILMLYWGNHGLWIALLISFVVRGATLGLRYRALENAALRPV from the coding sequence GTGACACAAACCGCGACGGACCATCCTCAGGACGATCTGAGCCATCGGCGTGTCCTCACCATTGCCATTCCGATTGTGTTGTCCAACGCCACGGTGCCTATTTTGGGCGCGGTGGATACCGGCGTGGTCGGTCAAATGGGGCAGGCCGTGCCGATTGGCGCGGTGGCCATGGGTGCGATCATCCTGACGTCGATCTACTGGATCTTTGGGTTTTTGCGCATGGGCACGGTTGGATTGACCAGCCAAGCCAAAGGGGCAGGCGACAGCGCCGAAGTGTCCGCATTGTTGTCCCGTGTTCTGATGATCGGTTTTGTGGCGGGGCTGTTGATCCTGCTGTTTCAGGCGGCGTTGTTCACCGCCTATTTCTACATCTCGCCCGCCTCGGCCGAAGTTGAAGATCTGTCGCGGGATTATCTGGCAATTCGGGTCTGGTCCGCCCCCGCCGCGATTGCGCTTTATGGGATCAATGGCTGGCTGATTGCATTGGAAAAAACCAAGTCGGTTTTGGTGCTGCAATTGTGGATGAACGGGCTGAACATCGTGTTGGATCTGGTGTTTGTGCTGAACCTGGGTTGGGGCGTTCAAGGCGTTGCTATCGCGACGTTTTTGGCGGAATGGTCGGGGCTGATCTTGGGCCTTTATCTATGCCGATCCGCCTTTGTTGGTCCGGCCTGGCGTGACGTGGCGCGGGTGTTTGATGTCGCCCGACTTAGGGTCATGGCGCTGGTCAATTCCGACATCCTGATCCGGTCGCTGTTATTGCAGGCAATGTTTGTCAGCTTCTTGTTTTGGGGGGCGAAACTGGGCGATGTGACGCTGGCAGCAAACGAAGTGTTAATGCAATTCCTGCACATCACGGCCTATGCGCTGGACGGGTTTGCCTTTGCCGCGGAAACATTGATTGGCCAAGCCATGGGCGCGCGCCGCCCTGGTTTATTGCGCCGATCCGCCATCATCACATCACAATGGGGCATCGTGTTATGTCTGGCATTATCCGCGGTGTTCTGGGTGATCGGCCCGTGGATGATCGACGTGATGGCCACATCCGCTGAGGTGCGCGAACACGGTCGTATCTATTTGATATATATGATCTTAGCGCCGATATTCGGCTGTGCAGCATGGATGTTGGACGGGATATTTATCGGCGCGACCCGCACACGCGACATGCGCAACATGATGATCATTTCCGCCGTGATTTATTTTGGGATCGCCCCAATTTTAATGCTGTATTGGGGCAATCATGGGCTGTGGATCGCGTTGTTGATCAGCTTTGTGGTGCGCGGGGCCACGCTGGGCCTGCGGTATCGTGCATTGGAAAACGCAGCGCTTCGCCCGGTTTAG
- the arsC gene encoding arsenate reductase (glutaredoxin) (This arsenate reductase requires both glutathione and glutaredoxin to convert arsenate to arsenite, after which the efflux transporter formed by ArsA and ArsB can extrude the arsenite from the cell, providing resistance.) translates to MILWHNPRCSKSRETLQLLQDNGHNPDIRLYLKDAPSADEINAVRVALNLPLVQMTRSKDAAFKEAGLANVSEAELLQAMADNSALIERPILINGDKAAIGRPPEAVLAIV, encoded by the coding sequence ATGATCCTTTGGCATAATCCACGTTGTTCTAAATCACGGGAAACACTGCAACTTTTGCAGGATAACGGCCATAACCCGGACATTCGCCTGTATCTAAAGGATGCGCCAAGTGCGGATGAAATCAACGCCGTGCGTGTGGCCTTGAACCTGCCCTTGGTGCAAATGACCCGGTCCAAAGACGCAGCCTTCAAAGAGGCGGGGCTGGCAAACGTATCTGAGGCGGAACTGTTGCAGGCCATGGCCGACAATTCCGCGCTGATTGAACGCCCGATCCTGATCAACGGCGACAAAGCCGCCATTGGCCGCCCGCCCGAAGCGGTTCTAGCCATCGTCTAA
- a CDS encoding quinone-dependent dihydroorotate dehydrogenase translates to MKVLERIGMAAMHKMDPEAAHGAALTALRAGLGPKSGPFTSPRLACSIAGLDLPNPVGLAAGFDKNAEALHPLARCGFGFVEVGAATPRPQPGNPKPRLFRLTEDRAAINRFGFNNKGMEAVADKLSARPSGGVIGLNLGANKDSDDRADDFARVLAHCGDYLDFATVNVSSPNTEKLRDLQGKAALSALLTGVMDANSKLAKPLPIFLKIAPDLDPSDLQDIADVASRTGLSAIIATNTTLDRVDLKSANGPEKGGLSGAPLFEKSTRVLAQLSTLTDLPLIGVGGVGSAQQAYEKIRAGASAVQLYTALVYGGISLVDDITRGLDALLKRDGFASVADAVGTGRGDWL, encoded by the coding sequence ATGAAGGTTTTGGAACGCATCGGCATGGCCGCAATGCATAAAATGGACCCCGAAGCCGCCCATGGCGCGGCGCTGACCGCGTTGCGCGCAGGATTGGGCCCCAAATCCGGGCCATTTACCAGCCCGCGTTTGGCCTGTTCGATTGCCGGTCTGGATCTGCCCAATCCGGTTGGGCTGGCCGCTGGGTTTGACAAAAACGCCGAGGCATTGCACCCGCTGGCCCGCTGCGGATTTGGCTTTGTTGAGGTCGGCGCTGCCACCCCACGCCCACAGCCGGGCAACCCGAAACCCCGCCTGTTCCGCCTGACCGAAGATCGCGCAGCGATCAACAGGTTTGGGTTTAATAACAAAGGGATGGAAGCCGTGGCCGACAAATTGTCAGCACGCCCTTCTGGCGGCGTGATTGGCCTGAACCTGGGGGCAAACAAAGACAGCGATGACCGCGCCGACGATTTCGCCCGTGTGCTGGCCCATTGCGGCGACTATTTGGATTTCGCAACGGTCAATGTGTCGTCCCCCAACACCGAAAAACTGCGCGACCTGCAAGGCAAAGCCGCGTTATCAGCGTTGCTGACCGGCGTCATGGACGCAAACTCAAAGCTGGCCAAACCGCTGCCAATTTTCCTGAAAATCGCCCCCGATTTGGACCCATCTGACCTGCAGGACATCGCCGACGTGGCCAGCCGAACCGGCCTGTCCGCGATCATCGCAACCAACACCACATTGGATCGCGTTGATTTGAAATCTGCAAACGGACCGGAAAAAGGCGGCCTATCGGGCGCGCCATTGTTCGAAAAATCCACGCGGGTTCTGGCGCAATTGTCCACGCTAACCGACCTGCCCTTGATTGGCGTCGGCGGTGTTGGCAGCGCCCAACAGGCCTATGAAAAAATCCGCGCCGGGGCCTCTGCTGTGCAGCTATATACGGCGCTGGTTTACGGGGGGATTTCGCTGGTGGATGACATCACGCGTGGTTTGGATGCGTTGTTGAAACGGGATGGATTTGCATCGGTTGCGGATGCGGTTGGCACCGGACGCGGGGATTGGCTATGA
- a CDS encoding DUF952 domain-containing protein: MLIYKILTAPQWAQFQADGHFDGAPIDLIDGYIHFSDANQAAETAAKHFTAQTGLKLAACDADGFGADLKWEKSRGDALFPHLYRPSLTMADVVWCRDLPFENGAHVFGDLT; the protein is encoded by the coding sequence ATGCTTATTTACAAGATCCTGACCGCCCCGCAATGGGCCCAATTTCAGGCGGATGGCCACTTTGACGGTGCCCCAATCGACCTGATCGACGGGTATATCCATTTTTCCGATGCAAATCAGGCCGCTGAAACGGCCGCCAAACATTTCACCGCTCAGACCGGATTGAAACTGGCCGCATGTGACGCGGATGGGTTTGGCGCTGATCTGAAATGGGAAAAATCGCGTGGCGATGCGCTGTTTCCGCATCTTTATCGACCGTCATTGACCATGGCGGATGTGGTGTGGTGCCGGGATTTGCCGTTTGAAAATGGCGCACATGTGTTTGGGGATCTGACATGA